TTGTAGACCTATTGACATTACTTGCgtcaaaatagcacgggctagtcatTTTTCGGATTGGTAATAGCAAAATAATCAGCGTttgcaaaatcattaaaaaatagccattattttgctgaaacataaaaaattccagcataatatgtggGATTATGAAGCTCcataaacttccagcataatatgttggaactccaggatacggaaagttccagtataatatgcgggattatggagctcctgcatatgaacttccagcatattatgatggCACTGCAACACATTATaaaatttcagcatattatgctagaaactcatatgtaaaaaatttgaactccaacatattatgctggaatatttccgGAGTTTAAAaagtgtttttgttcagattttatctttacatgaaaaatggctaaatttcgattacttttgaaaccgtgactatttttcaattacaggTTGTAAATcaggctatttttgaatttcacccggCACTTGCGGATGAGTATTATGAGACTAATCACTTTAATCCAGATTGTTATTATATAGACCAAATAATAatacaattctttcttttaactttggTAAAATACTGTGAGCGTTTAAGTAAGAGCCATCCACCAAGTTAGTTTCCTGAATTCTGAGGCTTCATTTCACAATTTTTGTGGTAAAAATTTACTTACTTATAAGTACTTTTTGagaaaatttttaaaattgaTGAGCGGAGTTTATAAAAGGTcacaaaagtaaaataaaaacaatcgaaaaaatatagaaaggggagaaatcaataatagaaactcaAAGCAAGAAGGGACGTCAATCTTTTTCCTATTTGTAAAATCGTAAATCTTTTTTTCCTATTTAATGATAGTTTCGTCTGTCTGTTTCAAAAATTGGGAAAATTTTGACGATAAGAACAAAGCATTATTATctcaattcacgaggaaaaggaAGAAATTGTAAAAGCTGCTGCTGCTCTCTCTTCAAATATAGACAACGTTAGTATCTGGATTGTAGCTCTTATTAATTGTCACTCTCCCCCAACACACAACCCCACACCATTTTAAGTTTTTTAACTTGTTACTATCACTATTTATTTCCACAGTAGCCACTAATGTTCCAGAAATATTTCCGACATCCTTAATATGGCCACACTTCTGCTGCTGGTTACGTTAGCTAGTTTCCCCAACTTTCTCGAAAAAACTTTTTATGTTACTTCGAAACTAGTTGCTTCAGCTTCAATCACTCGATTTTTtgatattcttttttatttctcatCAAACATGACCTAGTCTAGCTCATTCCTCAAAATTTTTTTTTACGGAATCCCTATCTaccaaaattttaaattcttatttcGGCAAAAGAATAATCATTGAGTCCTCCTCTTTTTGAATAACACGTACAAAAAGACCCGTCACAGTTAAATAATTAGTGAGCCTTGACCATGCACTAACTTACATTAATTTACTAGTATAATTTAAGAGTTAATAGTGTATGTAATGATATATGTAATATTCTTATTGAGTTAGTGTAATCGCACAATATTACTAATATTGTGTGCTATTGCTCTTTAGATAGGACCCAATAAGGAACTGTCAATGATTATGCTTTCAAGAAAAAACAAAATCATTAGATTTACAAGTTATATAAATTGTCTTTTTAAGAAGTAAGAATCTCTAATAACTTAAAATATCGTTATTTAATTGAGTTCTTGAACATTTGAACCGAAGCATGTACCTATCATAAGTTTTTACCGAATTCAAATTTAATTAGGTCTCAAAATATAGAATACCGAGGGAGaaacaataaacataaaacaAAAGTGTGGAGGTGAGAATGGACAAGTGGACAGTAAGGTTGAGCAACAAAATCCTGACAATTGAAAGGGATGAGGATTGACCGATTGAGGAGTTAGCATTTGTTGGATTTAAATGGACTTTCTTTGGAGGGCCCATCAGAATTTAAAGTCTATAATTGGGAATTGGGTGCGGTAAAATTTAAGGCCTCACGGGATTCTTGGCTCTCCTTCCCTTAATAATTTTCCTAGCGCCTCCTCAATTTTgactaatttgtttttttttctacaCAAATTAATTTGGTGTCCTAAGCTTAGTGATGACAAAAtggttgaaaaaaaatatttattcatctatattatcCGTTATAAAATAAGttggataataaactttttaaaaacgagTCCAACATGGATAAGAattatattatccacttagaaaatgaataactaattggtttaacttttacatttgtaaagtctcaaattgggggttcTTCAAGTTTAAGAGACTAAGAATTCTCAAAAAAGTGATCATactcaagaagtcatggataatatgaatattcatatccgccggttaacccattttttattcgtattaaatatgggtcgggtcagATAATTTATTCGTTTTGCATTACTCGTTTTCGACACGTCCATATCCGACCGaccccgcccgtttgccacctTACCTATGCTAAAGTAAATCGTGGCATTCCGATGCATTTATCTTTCGCTATGCGCGAGATTCTAGAAAGAGGCGACCATATTGAATTTTGTGTACGCAatcttaccttgcatttctgcactAACGAAGAGCTTTCAACATGGAGTGGAAACTCCATAACGTACACAAAGAGTAAGCGATCTATGAATATTATAGACCATGTATTTATTCCTCTCTTTCAGGTTCTACTGCACCCTTCAGTCAAGTAAACCAAGCTcacagaaaaaaaaaaatcttttacacCGATGTATCGTACTCTCTCGACTAGGTCATCATAAGAAAATACTGAAAAATCTTTCCAAAGTGAGAGAAGGAGGGAAGGCGCGCTACAACTAACATCTCCAGGCAAGTCGTTACGAAGCGCCATCAGCCCAGGTCAGGCGACCCGAAAGGACCAGACATAAACCATCCGACAAGAAAACGGTAAATAAGACAAGCAATCAAGCTGGCAAGTCAGGGAACCCGTGAACTTCTGATCATACGACACGACTTTTACTGTTACCCCATCATTTTTATGGGGTGCGTTAAGTAAACATCTAACTTCACTAAACGTATTGTAGTAAATATAGGATTAATTTCACTGATGGTCATCCAACTTATCATTTATTTCACAAAAGTCATTTATCTATTTTTCATCACTTAAAAGTCACTCAACTTTACCTTTGTAACTTAAAAATCATTCTAGTTCAAACCTATAAAATATCCTATAAAAATATGACATGACATTAAAAAATCTAATTATAATGCCACATAAGCTTAAATGGACCATACCCAATTTAGACGCATTTCATCCACAATTTGATTTGACCCATAATCCAAATGGGTTTTAATATTTTGAACATTAGACATGGCATGGACCTATAAAATATCCAATAAAAAATATGACATGGcattaaatttaattaaaaaatctaaCAATAATGCCACATAAGTTTAAATAGACCATATCCAAGTTAAACCCATTTCTTTCCGATTTGACCTATAACCAAAATGGGTTATTAATATTTGAATAATTAACTAACTAACACTTTGATTTTGTGGTTAATTTGTAGAAAAGGAAGTctaagaaatttaagaaaaaataggtcttttgaattttttttaaagttttgtcTTGTACATTTACGGTCAATGATACAATACGTTGTCTCTTTCTTTTGTCCAAACTATCGCTATAGGTTGTCTACGGTGTGTATTGACAATTTCTACTATGCAATTTCATTGTGGATTTTTCTTACTAAGCAGTATTTTGTTTGTTAGTATTGCCTAATAAGCAATATTTTGACTTTAATGGAATAGTAATTTGTGAAAATatgttcttattgccttgttgttCTTGTATGTTAGTTGTACATTTATATTTTATGTGAGATTGATATGGTAGTattttaacttcatgaaaaaatCTAAAATGATATTAAGGATGCAAAAACTGGTTCTGTGCTAGTTCTGTTCATATCTTTAATGAAATTATAGGTGGTGGCATTAATGTTATTACGTAACAAATAAAGTAAGatattttaatacaaaataattgttctcttcttttccttctaatgttaaaaatattaaaacataTTTGGGTTATGGGTCAAATCAAATTATAGATGAAATGGGTCTAAATTGTGTATGGCCCATCTAAGCTTATGTGACACTatgattaatttttttaattaaatttaatgCCATGTCATATTTTTATAGGATATTTTATAGGTTTTGAACTAAAATGACTTTTTAAATTACAAAAGTAAAGTTGAGTGATTTTTAAGTGATGAAAAATAAATACGTAACTTTTGTGAAATAAATGATAAGTTGGATGGCCATCGCTGAAATTAACTCAGTAAATAGACCATTACTTAAAAACAAATGACTATTCaaactaaaaagcaaaatgagaACTAGAAAACTCCAGTAGACTAGAAGGGATTCAAAGTACAATGAAGGTGTGCTTGCATGTCTAAGAGGCAATTTGTATAGTCAAAAAAGATAGCGAAACGTGGAGCTTATAATAGTTGGACCTTTTGGTTCAACCAGTTTATAAGTTGAAGTTCCCATAAAAGTTAAAACTTCAAATTGAGGGATCAAGTCACACCATATTTCAATGTCAAGTCAAGCTTTTTTTCTTCGTATTTGGAGCAAACATCTTTAAAATcctataattatatattaattGTATAAATATATTATGCATTATCGATGCATAAACTTAAACTCATATATGATCTGATATGCACAGACACACATATATGAATTCATATTATAAATAGTATTAGTGACTCTCAAGATATGCAGTACAATTTTTAGAATTGAGGTgctaaaaatttgaatttaaatgtAAGAAGATGAAAACATAATAATAGCGCAAACACATGATAAATGCTCTTAAAAAACAAGTATTCTACTACCTCCGTCTCATATTATGTGTTGTAgtttctaaaaatagttgtctcaaattatttgtcattttaaaagttcaagactaaattaattttctttttcctattctacccttaatattaattgttcttgaagaCTACAAATACCTCAATTATAAGTAAATATTAAATGAAAAGGGATTATaccttaagacataaataagggtaaaacAGTCAAAAACCTCtcatatttaatattttcttaagggACGTGTAAAAAAGAAACACGACAGATAATTTGAGACAAGAGGGATTACTTAGGAAACTATGTTCCCAAGGTTTTATATTTGTTGTCTTCTCTAAGTTGAGTATTCAAACCATTAATTAATTGCTTCCATAAATGAGGATTTTCCACCATCTAATATATATTACTCCATTAATATATTATATACTAACAGCTAAATTAGACTCGAATCTTGACTTAACTATATGAAATAATTAAGAATAAAGTATATTACTCTTTCTCATAGATTAGGCACTTGTTATAATTAATGGGCTATTATTATATATCTGAAAGAAATGCATAGAGCAGAAAATGAGTGCATGACAATTCTCAAGGTTTCGTTGCATTTAATTGAATTCCTTAAAATGATATATGCGGAGCTCTCAAAGCATGAAACTATAATACAAAAGGCTCGCTTTAATAATTCACCAAAGTGTTCAATTTCAATATATAATGATGATTTCGGCTATACTCCATTAATTTAGTATCCATATATAACTTCTCACTAGAATAAACGCATGCTATTACTCAAATTGAATTTTTAACATTAAcagaaaacaagaaaagagaattgaACCCATTTAATACTACATAGCCCATCCCCCATTTACTTTGAAATGATTTGCAAGATATAATCCCATTGGATATTTTCGAAGATGatgatttctttttatttatctCAGTTTTAGTAAGTAGAGATTCGACACTTATGCCAGTAAGATATAACAGAAATTCATCAAAATAGTCAAAGTACTCACAAGGAATGCAAAAATTATCCTTCATAACTAATGAGCTTTTTCCAAAGTGCTAAAGATATAATAAAGCATTTGAGAGATCAACAATGCTCCATTAATTTGTATCCATAATACCTCATTAGGGTAGCTGATGCATGTTATTGCTATTTGTCAAAGACAAGTTCAAATATTTGAATTGTTAACATTAACAAAAAACAGACCAAAGAATTGAATCCATTAATATGATCTATAAGATAAGATCTcatcgaatttttttttatttgtctaAATTTTAGTAGATAGAGATTCGATGCTTATGCTAGTAGGATGTAATCGAAATTCAACGAAATAGTCAAAATGCGCATAAGCTGACTCAAACTTCtatcttaaaaataataatttattatacaAGAAAGGATATTcatcaaaaatagaagaaaaaatgaagggaaaaagaaaaacagaaaaaaggcATTCAAAATGGAAGAGGTTTTGGTAGATAGAGATTCAATACTAATGCCAGTAGGATGTAAcagaaatttaataaaatagtcaaaatacgCATAAGCGGACTCAAATATGTATCTTAATAAAATAGTTACAATTATACCAGAAAGGATATTTCATAAAAAATAgagaataaaaagaagaagaaaagaaaaaaaaaagaaaagcattCAAAATGGAAGAGGTTTTGGTGGGTAAGAAATTAGTATTAGAAGTAGACTGAAAGAGGACAAATTGCTGTTGTCATTAATGAAGATTTGGCAGTTTGTTCATGATTAGTTTTGTTTCACTAATTACACAATAAAGCCTAGATTTTGGCCAACTTTATCCCCCTCTCATAACAAACAGATAAAAAACCAATAAGTCCAAAACTCAACAGTTggcaaattatcaaaataaaacAAGCTTAATGTAAACAGTAGTAATATCGTGGGATTTTGAACAGAAAAAGTGTAGTAATAATAATGATAGCAGAGTAACGTTTTAAGTTCCCTCATATAAAGATATCTCTGAAAAAGCCATTTGCCTTTCTTCTCTGCTTCTGCTGCTGCATTTTGCTTACGTCTTTCCATACTTTCTGCTACCCTTTAACGCCCCTCTAAAACACTACCTTCTCTTCTTTTACTTAGGCCCCTTTTGATTATTCTTTCTGTAAACTTCaacttctttgttttttttcttttccttttatagaacccaatattttcttgaaaaacaaaaaaaaaatgttatcTCATAGTATGGGTTGGATGGATggtaaagaagatgaagaaactgGTTCATGGGTTCATCAAAATAACAATGAAAATaatcataacaacaacaacagagaTGAAATGGAGATGGGTGCACTTTCTACTTTCAAATCTATGCTTGATGCTGAAGATGTAGACTGGTACAACATGGccactaacaacaacaacaatcacaacAACAGTGGTGGTGCCATGCAATTTGGTTCTAATTTTACTGAAGCTGAAAACAATTTGCTTTTACAGCCAGTGGATTCATCATCTTCTTGTTCACCATCTTCTGCTTCTGTTTTTAACAATCTTGACCCTTCTCAGGTTCACTTTTTCTTTCCCCAAAAATCCACTATTCCTCCTTTGCTCAGTGGCTTAAACAACCCATTGGAAAATGGTTTTGATTTGGGTTGTGGTGAAAAGGGGTTTCTTGAAACTCATCAAAATTTGAGTGTTTTGAATAAAACTGGGATGTTTACTAGTGGGTTTCAAGATTTGAGCTCTCAAAACCAAATGGGGCATAACAATTTGAGTTCTTTTACTCAATTCCCTTGTACCAATTTGCTACAAATGCCTCAAACAAGTTCTGGTTTTGGTCCATTGGTTGGGTTTGGTGACAATTCTGCAAATGACAACTCTGTGTTTCTTAATAGGTCTAAGTTATTAAAACCTCTTGATAATTTTGCTTCAATTGGAGCACAACCTACTCTTTTCCAAAAAAGGGCTGCACTTAGGAAAAACTTGGCTAATAATAGTAGTGGCAATTTGGGGAATGAAATTGGTCAGACTTCAAGCAATAAAGAAGTGAATGAAAGGAAGAGGAAATGTAGTAATTTGGATGAACTTGAAGATGTGAGTCTTGACGGATCTACATTGAATTACGATTCTGATGACCTTATTGAAAAGGTGGAGGATAGTGTTAAAAATGGTGGGAATAGCTCAAATGCAACTAGTGCTGTTACTGGTGTGGAtcagaaagggaaaaagaaaggaCTTCCGGCTAAGAATCTGATGGCTGAACGCCGCCGTAGGAAGAAACTCAATGATAGGCTTTACATGCTGAGATCTGTTGTTCCAAAGATTAGTAAGGTATGAAATTCTTTTACAGAAAATTCTCGTGAATTTTGATTACCATTTTAACATGTTTTTAGCCATTCACAATCATCAGCATTTAGCTTCCACCTCCGAAAAAGaagttttttttcgttttttggaggttgggggggggggggggggagggcaaTTGTTATTGTTAATTCGTCCGTCCATTTTTACTTGTTCATGATTAACTAGACACACCCTCTTAAGAAGCAATTACTAATAGAACAATAAGTAAGTTTTCTATAACACCCCTAATTAAAATGTCGGAAAATGAATAGTAGTACTTAATaataagggtaaaataggtataaAATGGTTTTCTTTTGGTTTTCCAAACTGgatgaacttttttttttaaaaaataatggacAAATAAAAATGGATTTTTTATTTGTCTATTTTTATCTTTCGTATTCTTAAGGTTAGCTTGTTTTCTTGATTTGTGTATAGTTCAAAAAGGTTTGTGAATTAAGTACTAATTGATAGTAGCATTAAATTCATTCACATGGAGTCTATGAGCCGATTTTTAAAAGCATTGTGAATTTTGGACCACATAGAGAATAGAACGCTATTCTTGAAAGGTACTTTTCCTACAGTAATTCATTAAGAGTGATATATAGTTCACTGACTtattgtaacatgaaatttatttaATTACAGTATGTTTCTTTGCTAACCCCCTCCCCACCTGCCCCAGCGCGGGGGGGACCTATTTTGAATTTCCACGTATTCGTTCCGTTACTCAATTATTCTAGATATTAATATTGTCTGATCAGCTGTTGTTAATGCCAAAATTTGTGGCTGATTTACTAGTAATAACAAGATAGTTGTAGAGCTCTAAAAATCAACCTGTATATAGGAACTTATTAAAACACCTCGAAGGCTCATACAAATCTACCGAGGAAAATTTGTTTAAAACAAGAAACTTGTggccatcaaaataaaatactccctccgtcccaatttatgtggcactctttccttatttagaacaatttatttttagaattcctACTTTGCCCCTTAATGAAAATTTACAGCCACACAAATATCTATTTTTTATattagaccacaagtttcaaaagtattCTTTTATTTCTTAAACTACGTGCCGAGTCAAATACTGCCACATAAATTAGGACGGAGGGGTAGTTAGCTCCTGTTGCTGGTTAGTCGTCCCGATTTTATGAGACATCTTTTGCCACTTGAATCTGATACAAGTCGTAAAGAACCCATGCACTTGTTTTTAAGCTTGCTGAATGAAACGAGAATTTTTGTCTTCTTGACTGCCTGATACCGGAAGCTTTTTCTTGGCTATAACTTGAAATGGTGCGAGTACCTTATGCAGACTCGGCCTGGTGAATTATCGTGAATCAGATTGTGATTTTGTTTGCGTGTTGGCAGATGGACAGGGCTTCAATCTTAGGAGATGCAATTGAGTACTTAAAGGAGCTTCTACAGAAAATCAATGACCTGCATAATGAACTCGAGTCAACACCACCTGGCTCTTCATTGACTCCGGCAACAAGCTTCTACCCTTTAACGCCAACTGCAACAGCTCTACCTGGCCGAATCAAGGAAGAACTTTGTCCGAGTTCATTTGCAAGCCCACTGTCTAGCCCTACTGGTCAACCTCCAAGGGTAAAATGTCCTTCCTTTTAGCCAGAAGAAACTTAATGCTGGAATCTTTTTCTCA
This DNA window, taken from Nicotiana tabacum cultivar K326 chromosome 4, ASM71507v2, whole genome shotgun sequence, encodes the following:
- the LOC107831628 gene encoding transcription factor ICE1-like, which gives rise to MLSHSMGWMDGKEDEETGSWVHQNNNENNHNNNNRDEMEMGALSTFKSMLDAEDVDWYNMATNNNNNHNNSGGAMQFGSNFTEAENNLLLQPVDSSSSCSPSSASVFNNLDPSQVHFFFPQKSTIPPLLSGLNNPLENGFDLGCGEKGFLETHQNLSVLNKTGMFTSGFQDLSSQNQMGHNNLSSFTQFPCTNLLQMPQTSSGFGPLVGFGDNSANDNSVFLNRSKLLKPLDNFASIGAQPTLFQKRAALRKNLANNSSGNLGNEIGQTSSNKEVNERKRKCSNLDELEDVSLDGSTLNYDSDDLIEKVEDSVKNGGNSSNATSAVTGVDQKGKKKGLPAKNLMAERRRRKKLNDRLYMLRSVVPKISKMDRASILGDAIEYLKELLQKINDLHNELESTPPGSSLTPATSFYPLTPTATALPGRIKEELCPSSFASPLSSPTGQPPRVEVRAREGRAVNIHMFCSRRPGLLLSTMRALDNLGLDIQQAVISCFNGFALDIFRAEQSKEGQDIHPEQIKAVLLDSAGFHGMI